From Aedes albopictus strain Foshan chromosome 1, AalbF5, whole genome shotgun sequence, one genomic window encodes:
- the LOC109430298 gene encoding UPF0547 protein C16orf87 homolog, which yields MVRTRMILKNCPSCDQQVAIASKRCPCGFSFNARQTNSAYVPTPAPVGRPKGSKKGKPSAAEVRKAAALAASAQVQRRRTGRVRREKPNYYDSLQYEKKKKKSKKPTRSTIFKGKEGKQAQLISTKDTQVSRANRHAQRRAKKEEIDGGGDLAAKMPLEKQEIAALILSEINRKMGSVVWKQP from the exons ATGGTAAGGACGAGAATGATACTGAAAAATTGTCCAAGCTGTGATCAACAAGTGGCCATTGCCTCCAAACGGTGCCCTTGTGGGTTTTCGTTCAATGCTCGTCAAACCAATTCTGCCTACGTCCCTACCCCGGCTCCAGTAGGCCGCCCTAAAGGGAGCAAAAAAGGCAAACCCAGTGCGGCTGAGGTTCGGAAAGCCGCAGCGCTGGCCGCCTCGGCACAGGTGCAGCGACGTAGGACCGGCCGCGTACGACGGGAGAAACCGAATTATTACGACTCCTTGCAGtatgaaaagaaaaagaagaaatctAAG AAACCCACCAGATCAACTATTTTTAAAGGAAAGGAAGGCAAACAAGCGCAGTTGATAAGTACCAAAGATACACAAGTGTCCAGGGCAAATCGACATGCACAACGACGAGCCAAAAAGGAAGAAATTGACGGAGGTGGTGATTTGGCAGCGAA AATGCCATTGGAAAAGCAAGAAATCGCTGCTCTGATCTTGTCGGAAATCAATCGTAAAATGGGTTCGGTTGTGTGGAAACAACCATAA